GTTGGCAGACAATCTAGGATTAGGCATTTCTGAAAGCTACAATATGTTCAGGTATTCAGGCAGCACTACCTAAAGTTTGTAGAGAGTAATGTAATTTTATGAACTTCAATTTTCTATGGTTGTATTAATGTACATATACCCATATTTTATACCATGTTTCAAGTCAATTGCATATATTTACATGTTTGCTGACCACTTTCTTACTTTGCCATGAAATTTCCTACAGGCAATAAAAAATTCTCCTGGTTGTGTTCACTCGTTAGCTTCACGAATTTTACCATATTTAGTGCCTATACTAGACAAAGTATGGTTCTTTACCGTTCTCTGagattatcttttaaataacTGGAGAATTCTCTTGTAATTGGGTTTTGTTTGTCTGTTAATGCTCActggtgatttttttttattgcatcTTGACGATCAGCCCCACCAGCAACCAGATGGTTTAGTACCTGGATCGTTAGATCTATTGGCAATGCTATTGAAGGCAAGATAAACTTCATGctatttgtttattgtttcCTCTTTTCAGCCTTTGTGTATTGTAAGACTCAAACCAATTTCTCTAACTACGGTTTGTAATGGCATTCCCAGAATGCTCCAATAGATGTTGTGAAAGCAGCGTATGATGCTTGTTTTGATGGTGTTGTCAGGATAGTCCTTCAAACTGATGATCATAGTGAATTGCAGGTTTTTCTACTTACAAGCTGTTCTTCTGTTAAGATTTTGTCATATTTacataacaaataaattattatcattcCTGGTTATCAGACTGCTACAGAATCTCTAGCAGCTTTTGTAGCTGGGGGAAAGCAAGAAATTCTTACTTGGGGTTCTGGATTTACAATGAAAAGTTTGCTTGCGGCAGCTTCGAGGTGATCTACTAGTTCTCGTCATTTTTCATCTGTTTCAAATGTGTCATACTAGTACATGGGTGCGCACTATTCTAGGAGATAggttgagaaaagaaagagtgatAGATGCAAATTCCCTCATCCTAACCTTAGTACAGTTGAAAGAAAGATTACAAATTTGTCCCTTAAGGGTGGTGTTAGGATCCCCAGTACAAGAAAACAGTGTGCAACCCAAAGATAAAACTAAATTGCAATATCAAGAGAAATTACAGTATCGAATAGCCTTTGAGGTCCCATTGTATCGGTTTCATATATTCAACCTGTTTGCCCAATGACCTCTGAACTCCCACAATAACTCTAGTACATGACCCGTGGCCTGAATTGATGCTATAATACCGACTTTTTAGGTACTCAAACACAAGAAAGCACAAAGAtaacataaaaatagaaagtatTGTAATATCAAGAGAAATTTACAATATCTAATAGTGTTTCAAGAGGCCACGTTCCCAAGTCCCACAATTGATAATCCACCAAAATGATCCCCTCCAAAAATGCAAACTCCCTCTATTTATAACAAAGATAACACAGATAGAAATGCATTGTAATATCAGGAGAAAATTACAATATCTAGTACCTATGGAATGtcttatttcttcattttttttctttaccagTTGTAGAATCTTATACAGTTCAGAGAAAGAATCTTGCAATGGCTTTGCTTGCTCTTTCTTGTGCTGACAGTGACTGTCTTTTTCTCAATGCCTCTGTACTTAATGTTGGTGTAGGCTCCTTATTTATCTTCAGGTTGAACTGGTGCTTTCTCTTGAGTTTGGAATTCTATGGAAACCCTTTGGGCCTCAGTTTGAGATGACAATTTGGATTTGGCTAATTTTATCTCATGTAATTAGATCTGAcctcaatattttattttgcaaaaGTCACCAATTCTATTTAACTCAAACCATCTTTTCCTTATGCATTACAAATTTCGAGTCAGGGGAAATAGGTAATGGCTTCTCTGAAAAAGACATCTTtggtttcaattatttaatagttttttccCCCTTCCCTAACCGTTAGCATATTCAGTGAAGTTAATATACGAGAGAAGGACAAGGTATCCTACAAAGAAATTAATGGCTCTCCAGGCAGATCATTTTTTAGTCTGTTCttttagatttgatttttaacTTCTTCCTGACAAAATCCTAACCCCTGATGACTCTTTTATCCTTCATAATACCCCCAAAAACTTGCTTGTTCCATGGCTCCAAtgtttttaaacaattaagtGGACTCACgaattcctaatttttttcttgttgatgGGAACTTTTTGGAAGCATTATTGGGATTTGGGGAGAAGGGGCAAGTTGAGTCCACAGTTCGTTAGACCCTTCGAGTTTCTAAATCGGATTGGATCGGTGACATATTGATTAGTCTTCCCATCATCCCTCTCTGTTATGTGTCGCATGTCGCATGTCATGGTTATGCTTGTCCAAAATATATTGTCTGTGATAATATGCAtgttccaaaccccttttacttgTTGTCATGTGTAGTTAGGTCTTTACCATTCCTATTGTTTCAATACAAGTATGGTCACNATTCACGTTATTAATTTAAGCTTCATGTTTTAGTGTCATAAATAGTTCTATTAAAACATCCTAATCCAAAATATCCATCTTCAAGAGAAGAtagaaattgaatatttatttagccctgtatttcaattttgtaaggGCTTTAGGACTCCATTTTAAGTTGTGTACATTTAAACTATGCTTGCTGAATAATAAGAAACTTCTGATGGATGCATCCAAATATGATTGCAGGCTATTAGATCCTAAGATGGAAAGTTCTGGATCTTTTTTAGTTGGAAGTTTTATCCTGCAATTGATATTGCATCTTCCATCGCAAATGGCCCAACATCTTCCTGACCTGGTTGCTGCACTGGTTAGGCGAATGCAATCTGTTCAAATTGCAGGAGTGCGAGGCTCGTTGATACTTATTTTTGCTCGATTGGTAATTGTCCTTGAGTGAAAAAACGTTTAGTcagttttcttttccctttttcttttctgattaTTAGTTGATCAATATGTGGGGCTCtcacattttctaaatattatcaataatcttaagcaattttttttattttaat
The genomic region above belongs to Cucurbita pepo subsp. pepo cultivar mu-cu-16 unplaced genomic scaffold, ASM280686v2 Cp4.1_scaffold002286, whole genome shotgun sequence and contains:
- the LOC111786656 gene encoding importin-9-like; this encodes MLLKNAPIDVVKAAYDACFDGVVRIVLQTDDHSELQTATESLAAFVAGGKQEILTWGSGFTMKSLLAAASRLLDPKMESSGSFLVGSFILQLILHLPSQMAQHLPDLVAALVRRMQSVQIAGVRGSLILIFARLVIVLE